Genomic segment of Kibdelosporangium phytohabitans:
CCGCCAGCGTCCGGACGATCTGCCAGACCTGGCCGCGGCTGCGTGGATCGAGACCCGTGGTCGGCTCGTCGAGGAACAGCAGGTCCGGGGTGCACACCAGGCTGGCCGCGAGGTCCAGCCTGCGCCGCATGCCCCCGGAGTAGTGCTTGGCCTGCCGGTCGGCCGCGTCGGTCAGGTCGAAGGCCTCGATCAACTGGTGCGCCCGGCCCCGTGCGGCCGTCTTGCCGTGGCCGAGCAGCCGCCCGAGCAGGACCAGGTTCTCCGTGCCGGTCAGGTCCTCGTCGACGGAGGCGTACTGGCCGGTGAGGCTGATCCGGCGGCGCACCACGTCGGCCTCGCCGACGACGTCGTGACCGAACACGGTGGCCTGGCCACCGTCCGGGCGCAGCAGTGTGGTGAGCATCTTGACGGTCGTGGTCTTGCCCGCACCGTTGGGGCCGAGCAGCCCGTAGACGGTGCCGGCGGGCACCCGCAGGTCGACGCCGTCGACCGCGCGGTTGTCGCCGAAGGTCTTGACCAGTCCGGTGGTCTCGACGGCGTGCATCTGTGTTCTCCTGTCAGGCGCGGAACGCGTCGATGTTCTCGGCGACCCACTGCTCGAACGTGCGCGCGGGTTTCCCGGTCGCCTGCTCGACGTCGGGCCGCACGATCTGGCCGACCTGCGGCGGGTTGGCGCCGAGCTGGACGGCGAACTCGACGTCCTCGGCCGAGTAGCCCTGGCCGCTCAACTGGGTCCGCAGCTCCTGCTCGGTCAGCTGCACCACCCGGACGTCCCGGCCGAGTGCCTTGGCGATGATCGCCACCCGCTCCGCCGGGGTGAGCGCCTCCGGGCCGGTCAGCAGGTACTCCTTGCCCGCGTGCCCGTCCTCGGTCAGCGCGGTCGCCGCGACCGCGCCGATGTCGCCCTCGTGGATCAGCGCACTGGGAGCCGTGCTGAACTCCCGCACCACACCCCCGTCCCGGATGCCCGGCGCCCACTCCAGTGCGTTGCCCATGAACTCCACCACCTGCACGTGGGTCCATGGCAGGTCACTGGCGCGCAACGCCTCCTGCACCGAGGTCTCGTCCCAGCCGCGCAGCACGGTCACCCGCTGCACCCCGGCCTTGCGCGCCAGCTCGACCAGTTCCTCGCCGTTGGTGAGGTCCTGGTAACCGGCGAACGTGATCAGGTGCAGCGCGGTGACGCCCTCGAGCGCGGGAGCCAGCGTGGCCGCGTCGGACAGGTCGCCCCGCGCCACCTCCACCCCGGCGGGCAGGTTCGCCGCCGAGGGATCGCGGGTGAGGGCCCGCACCTGCTGCCCCGTGGACAGCAGGTGGTCGACGATGTGGCGGCCCACTTTGCCGGTCGCGCCGGTCACCAGGATGGTCATGTTCGCTCCTAGAGGTTGTCGTCGTCTGTCGGACAACCCCTGGGCGCTAGACGCGATCTAGCACCCGCTAGCCGCCGCTCGCTGTCATCGTGCACAATCCTGGCGGCGATTTCTTTGGCCTTCGTGCCAGCAGACAAGCTCGAGTCGCGGGGAACATACTGTGCCGACAACAAAAGAGGGGGCGCATTTCTGAAAGGAAGCCCCGGACTTGAAACGAATTCTGAGCGCGATGCTCGCCACGGTGGTGGTCCTCACCGGTGCGGTGGGAACGGCGGAAGCGGCTCCCTCGGCCAGTGACGCGGGCATTCCGTTGCCGAAGGACGACCCGTTCTACGTCCCGGCACCCGGTTACGAATCCAGCCCGAACGGGACCGTACTGCGTTCGCGGCCCATCACCGCCATCTACCTCGTGTTGCCGTTGCCGGTGAAAGCGCACCAGGTGTTGTACAAATCCATCGACAGCCACGGCAAACCGGTCGCCGAGGCCGCCACAGTGCTGGTGCCGGATCAGCCGTGGACCGGTCAGGGCAGTCGGCCGTTGGTGTCGTACCAACTCGCCGTTGACTCGTTGTCCACTCGCTGCCAGCCCTCCTACACCCTGCAAGTCGGCCTGAAAGCTCCCACGCCTGCGTCGACCTACGAGTTGAGCATGTCCTTGCCCGCGCTGCTCAAGGGATACGCCGTCGTCTACTCCGACTACCTCGGGCCCAGGGCGGACTTCCTCGACGGGCCACAGTCCGCGCACGCGATCCTCGACGGAATCCGCGCTGTGCGCAACTACCGGCCGACCGGGCTCGCCCAGGACGCGCCCGTGGCGCTGTGGGGTTACTCCGGCGGCGGAATCGCCACGACGTGGGCCGCTGAGCAACAGCCCTCGTACGCGCCGGAGCTGAATCTCGTCGGCGCGGCGGCAGGCGGAGTTCCCGCCGACTTCAAGGACATGTTCCAGCACAACAACGGCGGTCTCGGGTCAGGGCTGCTGGTCCTCGGCATCATCGGACTGTCCCGCGCATATCCCGAAGCGGGGGTCGAGGCGGTCCTCAACGACAAAGGCCGGAAACTCTTCGCCGACAATGCCGACGCGTGCACCCTGGACGTGGCGGTGTTCCACCCGTTCGAGCGAATCGAGCAGTACACCACCCTCTCGAACATCACCGAATCACCGCAGGCGAAATTTCTTTTCGCGACGAACAACGCCGGGCAAAAGACACCCCGCGTCCCCTTCTACAACTACCAGGGCCTCGCCGACGAATTCGTGCCCACGGCGGCAGCCGATCGACTGCTCCGGAAGTACTGCGCCAGCGGCGGCACAGTGCAGAAAGTACGGATGCCCTTCGCCGGGCACATCATCGGCGAGGTCGCCGGCGCCGGTGACGCCCTCACCTTCCTCGCCGACCGGTTGAACGGAAAACCAGCCCGCAACGACTGCGGCACCGCCTGATCACCAGCCGCCTCCACCGGTAGCCCGGGGACCGGTGGAGGCGCCGGGCAGCGAGGGCGTCCGGATGATCCGCGCCCAGGTGCCGTGCTGCGGCAGGAGTCATCGCCTCACCGGCTGGGTGGCGCGGACAGCGTCAAAGGCTCCGAGTTGGCCGGAATGCCACAGCAGCCGGACGACACCTCCTCAGTGGACACGTCGAACACGCCCGATCCGCCGCAGACACCGGTTTCCGGCAGCGTCAGCTCGACTCGGCCGGCGGATTCGAGGTCGCCCGCGATCGCGGCGGCGATGGAACGGACCTGCTCGTAGCCGGTCAGCGCGAGGAACGTCGGTGCACGGCCGTAGCTCTTCATGCCCGCCAGGTGGAAACCCTCTTCCGGGTGCGACAGTTCCTTCACCCCGTGCGGGTAGACGGTGCCGCAGGAGTGCACGTTCGGGTCGATCAGCGGCGCCAGCGCGACCGGTGCCTGCAGCGTCGCGTCCAGTTCGAGCCGTACTTCCGACAGCCACGCCAGATCAGGGCGGAAGCCGGTCAGGACGACGACCTCGTCGACGGCGTCGAGCCGCTGCCCTGCCGAGGAACGCAGCACCAGCCTGCCGTCGTGGGCGCGCTCGACCTCGTCGGTGCGGAATCCGGTCACCACCTGCACGCGCCCGGCCTCGACCGCGGCCTTCGCCCGCATCCCCAACGCGCCCCTGGCGGGGAGTTGGTCGGCATCTCCGCCGCCGAACACCGTGCCGGCCGCGCCCCGGCGCAGCAGCCAGGTGATCCGGGCCGGCGACTCCAGCCCGGCGAACGCGACCAGCGCGGTGAGCGCGGAATGGCCGCTGCCCGCGATCACGACGTGCTTGCCCGCGTACCGCGCGGCCACCTCGGCGTCGGTCAGGTTCGGCACGCGGTAGCCGATCCGGTCGCTCGCGGCCGCCTCGCCGATGGCGGGGAGCCCGTCACCGCCGAGCGGGTTCGGCACGCTCCAGGTCCCGGACGCGTCGATCACCGCCCGCGCGGTGATCCGCTCCTCGCGTCCGTCGCTCGCGCGGACGTGCACGGTGAACGGTTCCGAGTCGCGTCCGGCGTCCACGACACGGTCGCGGTCCCGGCGGGCGACACCGACGACCTCGGCGCCGAACCGGACGCGGTCGCCGAGCGCCTCGGCCAACGGACGCAGGTACAGCCGTGCCCACTCCTCGCCGGTCGGATAGCCCGCCGGGGCCCGCCATCCCCGTGGCTCAAGCAGGCGCCGCGCGGCGGGCGCCACCAGCTGTGACCACTTCGAGAACAGCCGGACGTGGTGCCACTGCGCCACCGCCGCGCCCGCGTGGGCGCCGCGTTCGAACACCAGCACCGTCTGTCCTCGTCCGGCCAGTTCGGCTGCGGCGGCCAGGCCGACCGGCCCCGCGCCGACCACGACCACGGGCAGGTCGCTCATGTCGATACCCCTTTCATCGATCTGTCTCGATCAATCGAGAGGAGAGTATCGATCGTCATCGATGAACACAACCATCGATTCGAGTCGATAGACTGATCGCATGCCGATCGCCTTGCCCCGAGCCCAGGTCCTGCCCAGTCAGGAGGCTGCCACCTACGCCGAGTGGTTCGCGTGCCTCGCCGAGCCGGTCCGGGTACGGCTGCTGCACGCCGTGGCCACCAGCCCGAAAGGCATCACAGTCGGTGCGCTGACCGAAATCCTCGGCACGAGCCAGTCCACCACGTCGCACCACGTGCGCAAGCTCGCCGACGTGGGTTTCGTGCGCCTGGCCAAGCAGGGGACGGCCACGATCGTCACCGTCAACGAGGCCTGCTGTGCCGGGCTGCCGCACGCCGCCGACGCCGTGATGGGCATGCTCGCCCCGCGCCCGTGCTGCCCTGACGACGTTCCCGCCGACGTCACCGTCCGCGCGCTGGAACCGGGGGACTGGCCGGCGGTCCGGCGGATCTACGGCGAAGGCATCGCCACGGGAATCGCGACGTTCGAGACCGCGGTGCCCAGCCGGGCCAGCCTGGACGCGAACTGGCTGCCCGGTCACCGCTGGGTAGCCGAGATCGACGGTGACGTGGTCGGCTGGGCCGCCGCCGCCCCGGTGTCCACACGCGACAGCTACGCCGGAGTGGCCGAGACGGCCGTGTACGTCGGCGACGGATATCGCGGCAGGGGAGTGGGGAAAGCGTTGCTGCACAAGCAAGTCAACGCCGCGGACGCTGACGGGCTCTGGACGCTGCAGGCGTCGGTCCTCACCGAGAACCGCGCCGGCGTCGGACTGCACCACGCCGCCGGTTATCGAACCGTGGGAATCCGCGAGCGCATCGCCCGACTCGACGGCGTCTGGCACGACACCGTCCTGATCGAACGACGCACACCGGTCAAGTAACCGCTGGTCCCGGTGAACGCTCAGCGAGTGACGGCGGGCTTGAGGGTGTGGGCGCACCACTGCTCGAAGGTGGTGGGGGACGCGGTGTCCGGGGTGCGCGTGACGCCGTTGTCGAGGCCGTTGTCCTTGGCGCGCTTCATGTCCACCACGCCCTGGACGAAATCCTCGTTCAGGCCGTAGCTGAGGAGGCTGGCGCGCATGTCCTCGAGTGTTTCGCGTTCGTAGCGAACCGGGCGGCCGAGCTGCTCGGTCATGATGCGCGCCAAGTCGTTGGGGGACAGGTCCTGCGGCCCGAGGACGGGAACGCTGCCGGTGCCGGTCCACGAGCGGTCCAGCAGGAGGCCGG
This window contains:
- a CDS encoding lipase family protein — protein: MKRILSAMLATVVVLTGAVGTAEAAPSASDAGIPLPKDDPFYVPAPGYESSPNGTVLRSRPITAIYLVLPLPVKAHQVLYKSIDSHGKPVAEAATVLVPDQPWTGQGSRPLVSYQLAVDSLSTRCQPSYTLQVGLKAPTPASTYELSMSLPALLKGYAVVYSDYLGPRADFLDGPQSAHAILDGIRAVRNYRPTGLAQDAPVALWGYSGGGIATTWAAEQQPSYAPELNLVGAAAGGVPADFKDMFQHNNGGLGSGLLVLGIIGLSRAYPEAGVEAVLNDKGRKLFADNADACTLDVAVFHPFERIEQYTTLSNITESPQAKFLFATNNAGQKTPRVPFYNYQGLADEFVPTAAADRLLRKYCASGGTVQKVRMPFAGHIIGEVAGAGDALTFLADRLNGKPARNDCGTA
- a CDS encoding FAD-dependent oxidoreductase gives rise to the protein MSDLPVVVVGAGPVGLAAAAELAGRGQTVLVFERGAHAGAAVAQWHHVRLFSKWSQLVAPAARRLLEPRGWRAPAGYPTGEEWARLYLRPLAEALGDRVRFGAEVVGVARRDRDRVVDAGRDSEPFTVHVRASDGREERITARAVIDASGTWSVPNPLGGDGLPAIGEAAASDRIGYRVPNLTDAEVAARYAGKHVVIAGSGHSALTALVAFAGLESPARITWLLRRGAAGTVFGGGDADQLPARGALGMRAKAAVEAGRVQVVTGFRTDEVERAHDGRLVLRSSAGQRLDAVDEVVVLTGFRPDLAWLSEVRLELDATLQAPVALAPLIDPNVHSCGTVYPHGVKELSHPEEGFHLAGMKSYGRAPTFLALTGYEQVRSIAAAIAGDLESAGRVELTLPETGVCGGSGVFDVSTEEVSSGCCGIPANSEPLTLSAPPSR
- a CDS encoding helix-turn-helix domain-containing GNAT family N-acetyltransferase, giving the protein MPIALPRAQVLPSQEAATYAEWFACLAEPVRVRLLHAVATSPKGITVGALTEILGTSQSTTSHHVRKLADVGFVRLAKQGTATIVTVNEACCAGLPHAADAVMGMLAPRPCCPDDVPADVTVRALEPGDWPAVRRIYGEGIATGIATFETAVPSRASLDANWLPGHRWVAEIDGDVVGWAAAAPVSTRDSYAGVAETAVYVGDGYRGRGVGKALLHKQVNAADADGLWTLQASVLTENRAGVGLHHAAGYRTVGIRERIARLDGVWHDTVLIERRTPVK
- a CDS encoding NmrA family NAD(P)-binding protein, giving the protein MTILVTGATGKVGRHIVDHLLSTGQQVRALTRDPSAANLPAGVEVARGDLSDAATLAPALEGVTALHLITFAGYQDLTNGEELVELARKAGVQRVTVLRGWDETSVQEALRASDLPWTHVQVVEFMGNALEWAPGIRDGGVVREFSTAPSALIHEGDIGAVAATALTEDGHAGKEYLLTGPEALTPAERVAIIAKALGRDVRVVQLTEQELRTQLSGQGYSAEDVEFAVQLGANPPQVGQIVRPDVEQATGKPARTFEQWVAENIDAFRA
- a CDS encoding ATP-binding cassette domain-containing protein; translated protein: MHAVETTGLVKTFGDNRAVDGVDLRVPAGTVYGLLGPNGAGKTTTVKMLTTLLRPDGGQATVFGHDVVGEADVVRRRISLTGQYASVDEDLTGTENLVLLGRLLGHGKTAARGRAHQLIEAFDLTDAADRQAKHYSGGMRRRLDLAASLVCTPDLLFLDEPTTGLDPRSRGQVWQIVRTLAAAGTTVLLTTQYLEEADQLAARIAVIDHGRVIAEGTPGQLKSQVGAGSLQVRVRDLDRRADAEHVLHHVLGRQVEQSDDPAALTVRLVAGQDPNTRVATVLTELGAKGIEVSTFALGQPSLDEVFLALTAPKEQ